One genomic segment of Paenibacillus xylanexedens includes these proteins:
- a CDS encoding response regulator, which translates to MEHVRVLVVDDHAHAREAICSILSEDSLFEVIGTASNGQEALELTGQWMPDLILMDVQMPDMDGLEATRQIKLRFPYVIVVMVTVSDDVTFLFEALKQGAQGYLLKNLTPSTWLEYLRAIVSDDAPLSKELAYRILQEFPAPRSEDVQDNPLTARELEILQWVSAGYTNREIADQLGISDQTVKNHLKNILQKLQLENRVQLTRYALESGLAGRKLRK; encoded by the coding sequence ATGGAACATGTACGTGTATTGGTTGTTGATGATCATGCACATGCGCGTGAAGCGATCTGTAGCATTTTATCCGAGGACAGCCTGTTTGAAGTAATTGGTACAGCTTCGAATGGACAGGAAGCGCTGGAGCTCACCGGACAATGGATGCCTGACCTGATCCTGATGGACGTGCAGATGCCGGACATGGATGGGCTGGAAGCTACCCGTCAGATCAAGCTGAGATTCCCTTATGTTATTGTTGTGATGGTCACGGTATCGGATGATGTGACATTTCTGTTCGAAGCACTGAAACAAGGCGCTCAAGGCTATTTGCTCAAAAATCTAACGCCTTCCACCTGGCTTGAATACCTGCGCGCCATCGTCAGTGACGATGCACCGCTCAGTAAGGAACTGGCCTACCGAATTTTGCAGGAGTTTCCCGCACCACGCAGTGAAGATGTGCAAGATAACCCGCTAACAGCGCGGGAACTTGAGATTCTGCAATGGGTATCCGCGGGATATACCAATCGGGAGATTGCTGATCAACTCGGTATTTCAGACCAGACGGTCAAGAATCATCTGAAGAACATTTTGCAGAAGCTGCAGCTTGAAAACCGGGTACAACTCACCCGCTACGCGCTAGAGAGCGGGCTTGCAGGACGTAAACTTCGCAAATAA
- a CDS encoding sensor histidine kinase encodes MSYKQIKWMILLIPTFTVGIWEYIRHQFLMPYLSMDAGNWLTPVIVYLVSVTLLSRLFHMLEGARAALEQERAAKAALEARDQLARELHDGISQSLFLLSVKTDKAGRSLAGSGHEHEIQEIQKTVHEVNTYVRQAIAQLRYVPSSTVAPEIISLHAQVEVLVKETVPGAQIHWDLRGVTFSAKEQVELLACIREGLLNVRKHAQATRVQVHAEGNPIAWFIYIQDNGNGLSGDPLHLKDRYGLRITKERAAEMGWSFTLDSKPGHTRMTIGKEHT; translated from the coding sequence ATGTCCTATAAACAAATTAAATGGATGATTCTGCTGATCCCCACATTCACGGTTGGCATCTGGGAATACATTCGCCATCAGTTTCTGATGCCATACCTTTCGATGGATGCAGGAAACTGGTTAACACCCGTCATCGTTTACCTCGTCAGCGTGACACTGCTCAGCCGATTGTTCCACATGCTTGAAGGTGCCAGGGCTGCTCTGGAGCAGGAACGTGCAGCAAAAGCAGCGCTGGAAGCTCGTGACCAATTGGCAAGAGAACTTCACGACGGCATATCTCAGTCTCTTTTCCTGCTGTCAGTGAAGACCGATAAAGCCGGCCGTAGTCTGGCAGGCAGCGGACATGAGCATGAGATCCAGGAGATTCAAAAAACCGTGCATGAAGTCAATACATATGTAAGGCAAGCTATTGCCCAGTTGCGTTATGTTCCCTCCTCTACCGTGGCGCCCGAGATTATTTCACTGCATGCGCAGGTCGAAGTGCTCGTCAAGGAAACGGTACCTGGTGCACAGATTCATTGGGACCTCAGGGGTGTAACGTTCTCTGCCAAGGAACAAGTGGAACTGCTCGCCTGTATCCGGGAGGGTTTACTGAATGTACGCAAACATGCGCAGGCTACCCGCGTTCAGGTTCACGCGGAAGGTAACCCAATTGCCTGGTTCATTTATATTCAGGATAATGGGAATGGACTAAGTGGAGATCCTCTTCATCTGAAGGATCGGTACGGACTGCGAATTACGAAGGAGCGTGCTGCCGAGATGGGTTGGTCTTTTACCCTCGATTCAAAACCGGGGCATACCCGAATGACGATAGGAAAGGAGCATACTTAA
- a CDS encoding bifunctional diguanylate cyclase/phosphohydrolase, with protein sequence MNFIRNLIHKADRSSLYVMLLSCTGIGVFLYMNKWSYLHLTTADWVMVYTMLGAALILDYFTFQIPPKGNQQSMDSSVYLACIFMFGGAFSLSVLLPVSIILLIKERKLTWWKHIVNFSIYSLMITGAAAVFEWTGGQSGTLDGYNLIPYFAALAAYFIINTITLGLFFHFSTKDALQQMKRAFVTESLLVYLCTLILALVLTILVVHNGVLGLLLYLSLSILLSHAFKQLFVMYQTIEEKANTDQRTGLFNHSYFESMLENELTTARTQGTPLCLGLIDIDDFKKYNDRFGHLQGDSLLALLGDFLMRKTEDTPVTAFRYGGEEFTLLMPGMELDESYRFMNKLRKQLNDTPFEGVEVFPHGCLSFSAGVAPYQVDMYNKSQLVDQADKALYYAKKQGKNNVHRHGSNDGMEHEIDLVQDVRDIEQQLNLFRYKDMDTFKHSKRVYKYALDISELLTLDNAEKRRFVLGALIHDIGKLEIPWSILNKKDKLTAEEWETIKGHVTWGKKMVITNDRFADLIPYIELHHERYDGKGYPYGLKGNEIPRLCRMLTVIDSFDAMTTERPYQETKNVEEAIRELRSCSGSQFDPELAELFIQYIEKRTAQQQLQ encoded by the coding sequence ATGAACTTTATTCGTAACCTTATCCATAAGGCAGATCGAAGCAGTCTGTATGTTATGTTGCTTAGTTGTACCGGGATCGGTGTTTTTCTGTACATGAATAAGTGGTCTTATCTTCATCTAACCACGGCGGATTGGGTTATGGTCTACACCATGCTGGGTGCGGCGTTAATTCTGGATTATTTCACGTTCCAGATTCCACCCAAAGGCAATCAGCAATCTATGGATTCATCGGTATACCTTGCCTGTATATTCATGTTTGGCGGAGCTTTCAGTTTGTCTGTACTGCTCCCTGTTTCCATCATCCTACTCATCAAAGAGCGCAAGCTCACCTGGTGGAAACACATTGTTAATTTCAGCATCTACAGTCTCATGATTACAGGAGCAGCTGCCGTGTTTGAGTGGACTGGCGGGCAATCCGGAACTCTGGACGGCTATAACCTGATTCCTTATTTTGCAGCGCTCGCAGCCTACTTCATCATCAACACGATCACACTTGGCTTATTCTTTCATTTCTCAACAAAGGATGCATTACAGCAGATGAAGCGGGCATTTGTTACCGAATCCCTGCTGGTTTATTTATGTACGCTGATTCTGGCGCTTGTATTGACGATTCTGGTTGTGCACAATGGCGTGCTCGGTCTGTTGTTGTATCTGAGTCTCAGTATTCTGCTCTCCCATGCATTCAAGCAGTTGTTTGTCATGTATCAGACCATTGAAGAGAAAGCTAACACGGATCAACGCACAGGTCTGTTCAACCATAGTTATTTTGAAAGTATGTTGGAAAATGAACTGACTACCGCTCGTACGCAAGGAACGCCGCTCTGTCTGGGGCTTATTGATATTGATGATTTCAAAAAGTATAACGATCGGTTTGGCCACCTTCAAGGCGACAGTCTTCTAGCCCTGCTGGGGGATTTTCTGATGCGAAAGACGGAAGACACACCTGTTACCGCCTTTCGTTATGGAGGGGAAGAGTTTACTTTGCTCATGCCAGGCATGGAGTTGGACGAATCCTACAGGTTCATGAACAAGCTGCGTAAACAACTGAACGACACACCATTTGAAGGCGTTGAAGTGTTTCCACACGGTTGTCTCTCCTTCTCTGCTGGCGTCGCGCCCTATCAGGTGGATATGTATAACAAATCCCAGCTCGTGGATCAGGCGGATAAAGCACTGTATTATGCGAAGAAACAGGGCAAGAACAACGTGCACCGCCACGGCAGCAATGATGGTATGGAACACGAGATTGATCTGGTACAGGACGTTCGTGACATCGAACAGCAGCTCAATCTGTTCAGATACAAAGATATGGATACGTTTAAACATTCCAAACGGGTCTACAAATATGCACTGGATATCAGTGAATTGCTCACACTGGACAATGCCGAGAAACGTCGTTTCGTGCTGGGAGCACTGATTCATGACATCGGAAAACTGGAGATCCCTTGGTCCATTCTGAACAAAAAGGACAAGCTCACCGCAGAAGAATGGGAAACGATCAAAGGACATGTCACCTGGGGCAAAAAAATGGTGATCACGAACGATCGCTTCGCCGATCTGATTCCGTATATTGAACTTCACCACGAGCGCTATGATGGCAAAGGCTATCCTTACGGCCTGAAGGGTAACGAGATTCCCCGGCTCTGCCGGATGCTGACCGTGATTGACTCCTTTGATGCCATGACGACAGAGCGGCCGTATCAGGAAACCAAGAACGTGGAAGAAGCGATTCGGGAGCTACGCTCATGTTCGGGTTCACAGTTCGATCCGGAGCTTGCCGAGTTGTTCATTCAATATATTGAGAAAAGAACCGCTCAGCAACAGTTACAGTAA
- a CDS encoding DUF5317 domain-containing protein, whose product MVYDGILLGLIVGFFRGGLRHGLNQFAALKLRSGWIFPVLLLIQFFIFYLQERFEWVASINGYLFAAVYITGLAFLWLNRHHTGFMLIWIGVFLNFAVMAVNGGRMPVSVEASAVLGPYYVDMLREGGAVSKHFMMNASTNLPFLGDIIPLSSPYPRTQVISIGDVVMNVGIFLFIQYMMVNRDKKVVQPAKTHQA is encoded by the coding sequence ATGGTATATGACGGTATTCTACTAGGCTTGATCGTTGGATTTTTTCGGGGCGGGTTGCGACATGGGCTCAACCAGTTTGCAGCACTCAAGCTACGAAGTGGCTGGATTTTCCCTGTATTGTTGCTAATCCAGTTCTTTATTTTCTATCTCCAGGAACGATTCGAATGGGTGGCATCCATTAATGGATATCTCTTTGCTGCCGTCTACATTACAGGGCTCGCTTTCCTGTGGCTCAACAGACACCATACCGGTTTCATGCTCATCTGGATTGGGGTGTTTCTCAATTTTGCCGTCATGGCTGTAAATGGTGGGCGCATGCCAGTTTCTGTGGAAGCTTCTGCTGTACTGGGACCCTATTATGTAGACATGCTCAGGGAAGGCGGCGCCGTATCGAAGCATTTTATGATGAATGCGTCTACAAATCTGCCTTTTCTCGGTGATATCATCCCACTCTCCAGCCCTTATCCACGGACTCAGGTCATCAGCATCGGTGATGTGGTCATGAACGTTGGCATATTCCTTTTTATCCAGTACATGATGGTGAATCGGGACAAAAAGGTTGTGCAACCTGCTAAAACTCATCAGGCATGA
- a CDS encoding BMP family lipoprotein, translated as MKRGLSFVLSIIMLAILLAACGNSASKDEQSAQGSDSEKSLRMALVLPEKIGVNPFFVQMDEGFKKAGEEFKVDTKTIESTDPAAFEQNLRAAVAENYDLIITATFQAEDALKKVAAENPDKSFAIVDTTVDLPNVRSVGFREYEGAYLLGAAAGLSTKTDKVGMIAAMDVPLIKKYTEGFKAGLESVNPDAEFLVNYVGGFNDPAKAKELALVQFGKGADFIAGASAVGDLGVFEAAKEKGFYTSGQDTDRTVEDPEHIVLSQLKSTDTVAYETVKDFVEGNFKAGAVNYGLKEDGVGLTYVTRDSESPLNAFVGQEVIDKVKAIKDDIVSGKIVVKDPLQQ; from the coding sequence ATGAAAAGAGGTTTATCGTTCGTCTTATCGATCATCATGTTGGCTATTTTGTTGGCAGCTTGTGGGAATTCGGCTTCCAAAGACGAACAATCCGCCCAAGGCAGTGATTCGGAGAAATCTCTTCGGATGGCCCTCGTACTTCCCGAAAAAATAGGGGTTAACCCTTTCTTTGTACAGATGGATGAAGGCTTCAAAAAAGCAGGCGAAGAATTCAAAGTAGACACCAAGACGATTGAATCGACAGATCCGGCAGCATTTGAACAAAATCTGCGTGCTGCGGTTGCCGAGAATTATGATCTAATTATTACAGCCACTTTCCAGGCAGAAGATGCATTGAAGAAAGTTGCTGCAGAAAATCCGGACAAGTCCTTTGCAATTGTGGATACAACCGTTGATCTTCCTAACGTTCGTAGCGTTGGTTTCCGTGAATATGAAGGGGCGTACCTGCTCGGTGCAGCTGCTGGATTGTCCACCAAAACAGACAAAGTCGGCATGATCGCAGCAATGGATGTACCATTGATCAAGAAATATACGGAAGGTTTCAAAGCTGGATTGGAATCCGTGAATCCGGATGCAGAATTCCTCGTGAACTATGTAGGTGGATTTAATGACCCGGCCAAAGCAAAAGAATTGGCACTGGTACAATTCGGCAAAGGCGCTGACTTCATCGCTGGCGCATCCGCTGTAGGTGATCTCGGCGTGTTCGAAGCAGCCAAAGAAAAAGGCTTCTACACTTCAGGTCAAGATACGGACCGTACCGTTGAAGACCCGGAACATATCGTATTGTCTCAATTGAAGTCAACCGATACGGTTGCTTATGAGACTGTGAAAGATTTTGTAGAAGGCAACTTCAAAGCAGGCGCTGTTAACTACGGTTTGAAAGAAGACGGTGTAGGCCTGACTTACGTTACACGTGACAGCGAATCTCCATTGAATGCTTTTGTTGGACAAGAAGTGATCGACAAGGTTAAAGCAATCAAGGATGATATCGT